The Tautonia plasticadhaerens nucleotide sequence GTCTCGTCGCCGCCCCCCGAGCGGATCGCCCTGGCCTGCTCGGAGGTCCCATAGATGTACAGCGGGCTCAAGCGATCATCCGGGTCGGGGACGATCTGGCCGCCCCGGAAGGGCTGCGGCCGTTCGATCGCGTAGATCGGCTGAGTTGGCGAGTTCAGCACGACAGCCGTGCCGGAGCTCTCCTGTCCTCGGCCATCCGACGCGCTGAAGGGGAAGCGGATCGAGTCGACGACTACCAGCGGGTTGGTGTTCGGGTCCGGCGGCAGGAGCGGGTTGGCCGGCCGTCGGAGGTAGAGCCAGTGGTAGAGCCCCTCCTTCCGGTCGGTGCCGTCGGGCTTCTTGAAGGGGGAGGCGTCGGAAGTCGCCGCCGCGTCGACGTACGAATCGGGGATCAGGTCCCAATCGTCGGGATCGAAGAACTTGCCGTCGTTGTCGTCCCGGAGTTCATCCTCGAGCAGGTCATCGAGGGGAGGGGGGGTGCCGGTGCCGCCGAAGCGGGTGCCGCCGATGACGAAGTAACTGGCCGGATCCCCGATCTCGTCGGGATCCATCGCCGGAACGCGCTTGTCGAGGCCGCCGCCGGTGCCGTCGAAGGGGGAAACGGTCGCGAAGTCGATGTAGCTGCGCCTCCGCTCGTCGAAGCTGGTGCCGGTGTCATTGGGCTCGACCGCCTTGCCCGTGCCGACGACGACCGGCCGGGCCTGTTCCGGGGGCAGGGCGGTAATCTCGGCGGCGGTCCCGGCGAAGTCATCCGGCAGGACCGGAGGCGCGACCCCGGCGACCTGGGGGACCTGCCCGGTGATCGGGTCCGGCCGGACGTAGACCGGGTGGTAGTAGGGCGTGCCCGGCGTCGGGGCGCCGACCGTGGGGTCTTCCCGGACCAGCACGAAGTCCCAGTACTGGAGGTCGAGGTCGGCCGGGTCGTGGCCATCCGGCTGGTCGGCATCGTCGATGCCGTCCTTGGTCAGCATGTTGACCAGCTCGATGTAGAACCGGACCGCCGGGGAGTTCGTGGCGGGCCCGCCCGGGTCGAAGTAGTTGAACCGGAACGCGAGCACCTCGTTGAGGGCGACCGGCTGGTATTCCATGCCGTAGGTCGTCAGGCGACGGGCCAGGGGGTTCTCGTAGGCGCCGAGCCCCGCCTCTCCGGCGTCGAGCGTGGGATCGTAATCGACCACGCCGTCGCCGTCACTGTCGACGTTCAGGTCGGGAGCCCCGGTGTCGAGGTAGGGGAGGTGGATCGACGGCGGGTAGTTGTTGGAGCCGTCTCGACGCGCCGGCAGGTGGAGGAGGTCGGGGTTCTCCCAGATGGTGATCGTGTTGTCCGGGTCGCGGAAGTCGATGATGTTGACCACGAACTGCCCGAGCTGGGCCAGCTCGTGCGGCGTGTCGATCGACTGGGGCGGCAGGATGAGCTTGAGCGTCTCGTAGGTCTCGCTGATCCACTTCTGCCGGACCGGCTCGTACGGGTCGTACGAGTGCGGCAGCGGGTGGTTCAGGTTGATCCGCCGCCCGCGGTGGTGGATGTTGGGCGTCTGCAGCCCGAGGAGGTCGATCGACGCCGACGCTCCCGCCGCGAACCGGGCGTTGACCTGGGCAAGTTGCTGGCGGGCGGACGGGGCGCGGGCCGGGTCGCCGGCCGACAGATAGGGGGCGGACAGCGAGGTGTCGAAGACGTTGCCGACGCCGTCCGGGTTGTCGTGGGCGAACGTGGCGTCGATCCGGTCCCAGGTCTCGACGCTGAACAGGCGGCGGCGGGTGAGGCTGTCCGCGGCCTCGACGAAGCTGATGGGCGCGAGCTGCGCGAGGCGGCTGTCCAGCTCGTCGCCGTCGACGTCGTGGCTGCGGTAGAGCCACTCCAGGTCCGTCAGCCCGAACGGGGCGTCGGTGCCGTCGGGCTGGTAGAGGTTCATTTCGTTCGGGTCATTGTAGAGCAGGCTCCCCGTCAGCGGGTAATTGTGCACCGGGGTGGCTGGAACGGCGGCGGGGGCACCGGCGGGGATTGGACCCAGGAGGCGAGAGTTCTGCCTGCTGTTCACGGCATCGGTGAAGGTCCCGACATAGGCACCGTTGGCCGTGTCGAACAGGTTGTCCGGGGGCAGCGGAAGGTTCGGGTTGGCCGGATCGCGCGGCGCATAGCCGCGATTTGAGGCGGGATTGCCTGCCGCATCGGGGGCGGTGCTGCGGTCGTAGGGCATGGCGGCCATGTGGGACGCGTTCGTGCCGCCCGGGGCCCGGAACGACTCGAAGCCGCGGTATTCGTTATGACGCGATCGGGCCAGCGGGTAGGACGGCCGATTGGGGGCCGAGGTCCGATTCTCGTTCGGGATCAGCCGGGCGGGGGCCCCTCCGCCATCGGCGTTGTGGATGCTCCGGCCGGCGGCGCCGAACACATCGTAGTCATCGACATCGAGCGGCACGCCCGGTGGTCGGAAGTAGTGGAAGAAGCCGACACGTCCCTTGGAATCGGGGCCGATGTCCGGCGGGAGGAGCGATGCCGGGTCGTTCGGGACGCGGTTGAAGCGGTACACCTGGCCGACGCCGGTCGGGTCGATTGGAGTGACAAACCGCTGGTAACGCTCGGAGGCCAGCAACGGCATCCCCTGTGGCCCGGGGATCAACCCCGCCGACAGGTCAAGGTAAAGATTACGCCGGATCGCCGGATCAAAGGTTTGGTCCGCATAGTATTGGCCGGCCTCGGGGCCATAAAGCTGCGGATCAGACGGGTCAGGGCGGGGAGGCGCGAAGTCGTACGTGTCGTAATTGTCGTCGATGCCGTCGACTCGATACTGTGAGTCCGAGAACGGCGAGTAGCCCGGCTGGACCGGGTTGCGGTCGGAGAAATTCAGCGCCCGGTGAAGGGGGCCGGCAACGATGTCGCCGCCCGTGTTGGCCGCGTTCAGCTGGGGCGGCACGGCGTTGGGTTCACCCCAGCGGCCGGGCACGACTGGGGAGCCCGAGCGTTCGACGGGATCGGTGGGATCCTCGTCATTCACGTTGTTCGCAAATCCGATCCTCCTGCCTTGCACCAGGACCGAATTCGCATCCGCGTTGTTCTCGTCGAACGGCCGGGTGCCGGTCAGCAGGCTGCGGAGTTGGGTCAGGCTGACGGGGATGTGCCGATACGAGGCGCCGGGGTAGACGGCGTCGTCGAACTGCTGGTGGAGCGGCTTCTGCTCGTCCGGCACGTTCACGCCGCCGACCAGCGTGCTGTCGAGGGTGTTCTGGAGCCCGTAGCTCGGGTTGATCTCGCTCGGCGAATAGCCCAGGTGCGAGGCGTGGCTGAACAGCGGCATGCCCGCCTCGTCGACGTTCGGCGTGGCCGGGTCGTCGACCGCGAAGCGGTTGTTGAGGTTACCCGCGGTGTTCAGCGGCATCCGGCCGTTGAGCCCGAGGACCATGAACGAGAAGAGCGGCTTGTAGAGTGTGCCGTCGTCGGCCCGCTGGGCCGGGTAGCCGAGGTCCAGCCAGACCGAGTCCGGCTGGCCGTCGCCGTCGTTGTCGACGTCGTAGGTGATCGTCCCGTCGGCGTTCGGGCTCAGCGCGCTGAAGCCGGCCGTGGGGTGGTCGACCGGCCGGGGCCGCAGGATCTTGGAGACGGCCCGGACCGACCGGAATCGATCGGCCGTATTCACTGCGTAGTTCTGCGGCCCCGGGAATGTCATGTCCGTGAGCACGCCGGGGTTGGCCGGGTCGTGATCGACGAGGATGCCGGGCCGGTGGAACGACGGGATCACGGTCCGGCCGTCGGCGCTCTGCACCGCGAGGAACCAGTTCTCCAGGTCGGGCGCGTCGTAGTCCTCGTCGACGCCGATGCCGGAGGCGTTCAGGTCGAAGGGCGCGACCGCATCACGGTTGCCGTTGAGGAGACCGCCGCTGAGGCGGAAATTGCCGAACTGCGCGGCCTGGGCGTTCCCCGCGCCGACGACGGAACTCTGGGATGTGACGCTGTTCAGTGCCGCCATGCCCGTGCCGTTGAACGCGTGGCGGAAGCGGCTATCGAGCTCGAACTGCATATTGGCGAGCGGCCGGGTCAGCAGGGGGTTGCCGCCGGAGTCCCTGGGCATGACATGGACGCCGGACAGGTCGAACTGATAGACACCCCCAACCTCGCGCTGATTGGTGACCTGGAGGGTGTGCGAGGCGCTCGCCGGACTGACGTTCGGTATGGCGTCCAGTTGCGGCAAGCGGAGGTACCAGGAGATGTAATTGAAGCCATTGAAGGGGAGGTTCGTCGTGACGGTCCAGCGGATGGTGTTGCCGCTGGTCGCGGGAGTCCCCGTGGGGGCCGGGTTGCCGGCGATCTGGAGCGGTTGGCCGGTCGGAGTTTGATCGAGGAAGCCGTTGGCGTCCCCGTCGCTGCCGTACATGTCGCGCTTCAGGCCGTGACCATAGAGCGCGGACATGGGGTTGGAGGTGTCGTTGATGAGCTGGCCGATGGCGTAGTTGAACAGGGCGTCGACGCGGGGGCGATTGAGCTTCTTGCTATAGCTGCGGGCGGCGCTGCGGGCCTGGCCGCTGAAGGTGGCGAAGGAGACGCCGATGACCGCCAGCAGGCCCATCATCGCGAGCACGAGGATGAGGACCACGCCGCGGCGGCGGCCGGCGGGGCTTCGGGTTCTGCTGCGGGCGTACATCGCTGGGTTCCTTTCGACGGATCCTTCGGGCCCCGGCGCGGCTCACCGAGGGGAGGGGGAGGAGGTTGCCGCGGTCAGAGCTTGTCCGTGAAGTCCTGGCGGATCGTCAGCACCTTGGCCCGCGAGTCGTCGGGCGCGGCCAGCCGGATCTGGATCTGGATGCCGAACAGCGGCGACGGATAAGGCGGCGGGTATGACGGGTACAGCGGCCGCTCCGGGGGATCGGCGTAGGGACCGGCCTCTAGGGGGTTGATCCCATGGAGCGGGGCGAACGCGTAGTCGGTCGACCAGCTATCCCAGGTCCGCCGCATGCGGACGGTCGCCGTGGAATTCTCCCCCAGCAGTGAGTTCGCTCGCAGCAGATAGGTGATCGCCTGGGGGTCGACTCGATTATCGATGGTGAGCGGCGGAATGCGGCCCTCGTGGCCGAACGTCACTTCCTCGCCGACGGCGGTCCCGAAGGTCCGCTCGCCGCCGAAGGTCGCGGAATTGGTATTGGTCTGGCGCTTGAACCTGGCCGCGTAGCCGAGGTCGTCGTAGCGAGGGGGCTCGTTCCTGCCGTTCGCGGGTTGAGGAGTTATTTGAGCGGTTGTCGAATTCTCCTCGCCGAAGTTCGCATGGGGGCCGTAGAGGAAGTAGTTCGGATCCAGGGCCTTGACGTCGAAGCTGCGGACGTTGGTCGCGAGCAGGTCGTCCTGCAACGCGGCGAAGCCCGGGACGTCATCACCGATCGAGGGGGCAGGATTGGGCGGAGTCATCCTCCCTACCCTGTCGGAGTACCAGTGGTCCTGCGGGGGGAGCCATTCGAGATTGTTCGCGGCCTGGAGCCGGGAGAGGCCGTAGGCCTGGATCCCGATGCCACGGGTGAGGTCATTGAATCCGATTCGCTTGGTCGCGGCGTGCCAGTCGGGATCGCGCGTCTCGGCCCAGGTCGGGAAGCCCCACCAGGTCCACCGCTCGGCGGCCACGTCCGGGACGGGCAGGTTGTCGCCCAGGTCGAGCGGCGCGTGGTTCGAATTCACCGGCCGCAGCGGATTCGTCGCGTTCGGCATGCCCAGGTAGGGGCCGAGGTTGATCGAGGCCGGAGTGACGAACGAGTTCGGCTTCGAGTACGCGCCGGGGAAGAGGAAGGGGAAGGCCCACCGGTCGGGGACTCGAATCGAGGCGATGGAAAGCTGATGGGTCGGATCGTTGATGTACCCCGCGTCCCATGCCCCGATCGTCAAGGTCGGGTAGTAGTCAGCGACCCCGTTCTCGTTCCGGTCGTCGAATTGACCGTCGGGCACCCCGCCGACGAGCGTCCCGACGGGGTTCCTCGTGAAATAATCGTCGGCGAAGCGAGGCCGGAAGGCCCGGTTGTGGCGGTTGGTTAGGTCGCCGAGCGTGTTCGGGACGGGGACACCCGTGTCCGTGATCGGGTTCCCGTTGGCGGCTAGCGTGATGCTCGACGGGGGGCGGACCGAGACATCATTGGCGCCCTGCCAGCTGACGAGGGTCCCGTCGATGTTGAAGGCGCCGCCGCGGTAGAAATATTGGCCGGTGGCAGGATCCAGATCGACCACCAACGAGTCCTTCCGATCCGGCACGACGAGCAGGACGCGGCGATAGAGGTTGCCGTTGCGGAGGAAGTAGATG carries:
- a CDS encoding PulJ/GspJ family protein, which gives rise to MRRPTARPTARRGLTLVELMVTIALMLLIMSIIVALFTAATEGMTIARTDQEMASVTRRVDAVIRQDLRGVTARFTPPLDPNHNLGYFEYIENSFADAQGEDTDDILCFTAKAPPGQPFTGRIMLQRGVYPAGHPRANQARYAPTTITSDHAEIIYFLRNGNLYRRVLLVVPDRKDSLVVDLDPATGQYFYRGGAFNIDGTLVSWQGANDVSVRPPSSITLAANGNPITDTGVPVPNTLGDLTNRHNRAFRPRFADDYFTRNPVGTLVGGVPDGQFDDRNENGVADYYPTLTIGAWDAGYINDPTHQLSIASIRVPDRWAFPFLFPGAYSKPNSFVTPASINLGPYLGMPNATNPLRPVNSNHAPLDLGDNLPVPDVAAERWTWWGFPTWAETRDPDWHAATKRIGFNDLTRGIGIQAYGLSRLQAANNLEWLPPQDHWYSDRVGRMTPPNPAPSIGDDVPGFAALQDDLLATNVRSFDVKALDPNYFLYGPHANFGEENSTTAQITPQPANGRNEPPRYDDLGYAARFKRQTNTNSATFGGERTFGTAVGEEVTFGHEGRIPPLTIDNRVDPQAITYLLRANSLLGENSTATVRMRRTWDSWSTDYAFAPLHGINPLEAGPYADPPERPLYPSYPPPYPSPLFGIQIQIRLAAPDDSRAKVLTIRQDFTDKL